A section of the Pseudanabaena mucicola str. Chao 1806 genome encodes:
- a CDS encoding cation:proton antiporter, which translates to MQEDFRLIVDLVTVLAAASFGGLLAAALRLPVLLGYIFGGIVVGPTGLGLIKELIQVETLAQFGVAFLLFALGVEFSLKQLNKVRSIALGGGTLQILLTIALTTGVSVLVGWVETPTQGVFLGGILSLSSTAVVLRSLMETNETESAQGQVTLGVLIIQDLALGLMLAVLPALDHPESVGIEVIKALAVTALFAGAAIAVGIWIIPPFLRWVASTESRELFLLSVIVLCLGIALLTEHLGLSIEMGAFVAGLMISEVEYADQALTYVEPLRDVFATLFFAAIGMLIDPAFLLQNWELILSLVAIVMLGKFLIVVPLVSIFRYPLRVAIFAGLGLAQIGEFSFVLASEGQKLGLVSRRVYLLILGTTAVTLMVTPFLLKATPQILQLLEKVPFLKAWMNKLDMPQELSGNAELKDHVVVCGYGRIGQGIVALLQSKGYPVLVIEDAESKVEILRSQNIPYLYGNCASPLVLEKAAIDHAQSMLIAISDPIATRLCVQRAVSISPEIDIVARAEKDADIDTLYQLGAKEVVHPTFEASLELTTHLLICLGESAMDIQAELIGIRRSRYANLRPEIACVIPTALLLPSNLNLVEMDQVS; encoded by the coding sequence GTGCAAGAAGATTTTCGGTTAATTGTTGATTTGGTAACGGTTCTTGCAGCAGCCTCTTTTGGCGGATTATTGGCGGCAGCACTGCGATTACCAGTTTTATTGGGCTACATCTTTGGTGGTATCGTCGTTGGACCTACGGGCTTAGGACTGATCAAAGAATTGATCCAAGTAGAAACCCTTGCCCAGTTTGGGGTTGCCTTCTTACTGTTTGCCCTTGGCGTTGAGTTTTCCCTCAAGCAGTTAAATAAAGTGAGATCGATCGCCCTTGGTGGTGGTACTTTACAGATTTTATTGACGATCGCTCTCACTACAGGAGTATCTGTATTAGTGGGATGGGTGGAAACACCAACTCAAGGCGTTTTTCTTGGTGGGATTTTGTCACTCTCGTCTACGGCGGTAGTACTGCGAAGTTTGATGGAAACCAACGAAACTGAGTCGGCTCAAGGACAGGTAACGTTGGGGGTGTTAATCATCCAAGATTTGGCTTTGGGATTAATGTTGGCAGTATTACCTGCGCTCGATCATCCTGAATCTGTTGGTATTGAGGTGATCAAAGCATTAGCTGTAACTGCCCTCTTTGCAGGAGCAGCGATCGCTGTGGGTATTTGGATTATTCCACCATTTTTGCGTTGGGTCGCCAGTACCGAGAGCCGCGAGTTATTTTTGCTAAGCGTGATCGTGCTATGTCTAGGCATTGCTCTATTAACTGAGCATTTAGGCTTATCGATTGAAATGGGTGCATTCGTTGCAGGTTTGATGATTTCTGAGGTGGAATATGCCGATCAAGCACTTACCTATGTAGAACCCCTGCGCGATGTGTTTGCCACCTTATTTTTTGCAGCGATCGGAATGCTGATCGATCCTGCATTTTTACTGCAAAACTGGGAATTGATTCTTAGTCTGGTGGCGATCGTGATGTTGGGTAAATTCCTGATCGTCGTGCCATTGGTGAGCATTTTCCGTTATCCATTGCGTGTTGCCATTTTTGCTGGTTTAGGACTTGCTCAAATTGGGGAATTTTCCTTTGTACTTGCCAGTGAAGGTCAAAAATTAGGATTAGTTTCCCGCCGCGTATACTTACTGATTTTAGGAACAACTGCTGTCACATTAATGGTTACGCCCTTCTTACTAAAGGCAACCCCACAGATTTTGCAATTACTGGAAAAAGTACCGTTCCTGAAGGCATGGATGAACAAGCTGGATATGCCTCAAGAACTTTCTGGCAATGCTGAATTGAAAGATCACGTGGTGGTCTGTGGTTATGGGCGGATCGGACAGGGCATTGTGGCTTTGCTGCAATCAAAGGGCTATCCTGTACTAGTAATTGAAGATGCCGAGTCGAAGGTAGAAATCCTGCGATCGCAAAATATCCCTTACCTATATGGCAATTGTGCCAGTCCCCTAGTCCTCGAAAAAGCGGCAATTGACCATGCTCAATCGATGCTGATTGCTATTTCAGACCCGATCGCTACGAGATTATGTGTTCAGAGGGCGGTGAGTATTTCGCCAGAAATAGATATCGTCGCTAGAGCCGAAAAAGATGCGGATATCGATACGCTGTATCAATTAGGAGCTAAGGAGGTTGTACATCCAACTTTTGAGGCAAGTTTAGAACTGACTACACATTTACTGATTTGTTTGGGTGAAAGTGCTATGGATATCCAAGCCGAATTAATCGGTATCCGCCGTAGCCGCTATGCCAATCTCCGACCTGAGATTGCCTGCGTAATTCCCACAGCACTTTTACTACCATCTAACCTTAATCTCGTTGAGATGGATCAGGTTTCTTAA
- a CDS encoding LCP family protein, with amino-acid sequence MINRSDLPSNTPEQMQVNVAQTISQIKRIPFAKIGFILSLLISVGAGAFIGRIIPINALDWGGLISGRKPEEVLMEGLGRKLERPYQILVMGVDRVLEAPLGSPESFNGRSDSMLLIRFDPNDRSVKILSIPRDTQVPIPNYGVTKINAANVYGGAELAQEIVSEKLNDVEIDRYVRLDTSGLSALVDALGGIEVNVPKRMKYVDKTQKLNIDLYAGVQVLNGEQAEGFVRFRHDEEGDIGRIERQQIVLKALKAKISSPSFLLSLPDLINIMQKHVNSNLSFDEMMAIATFSLTLKPDQIQTMSLKGRPSGANEFRYSYWIVSPEDVDQAITGKFKTK; translated from the coding sequence ATGATTAATCGTTCTGATTTGCCTAGTAACACGCCAGAACAAATGCAAGTCAATGTGGCACAAACCATCTCCCAAATTAAGCGCATTCCCTTTGCAAAAATTGGATTTATTCTCTCTTTACTGATCTCAGTTGGTGCTGGGGCTTTTATAGGAAGAATTATCCCGATTAATGCCCTAGACTGGGGTGGTTTAATATCTGGTCGCAAGCCTGAAGAAGTATTGATGGAAGGCTTGGGGCGGAAGCTAGAGCGCCCTTACCAAATTCTCGTGATGGGAGTAGATCGTGTCCTTGAAGCTCCCCTAGGGTCACCAGAATCTTTTAACGGTCGCAGCGATAGTATGTTACTGATCCGCTTTGACCCAAATGATCGATCAGTGAAAATTCTCTCAATCCCTCGTGATACACAAGTCCCAATCCCCAATTATGGCGTAACCAAGATTAATGCTGCTAATGTCTATGGTGGCGCTGAGCTAGCTCAGGAAATAGTTTCTGAAAAACTCAATGATGTGGAAATTGATCGCTATGTCCGCTTAGATACCTCTGGACTATCAGCTTTAGTCGATGCACTTGGAGGCATTGAAGTAAATGTGCCTAAGCGAATGAAATACGTAGATAAAACGCAAAAGCTAAATATTGATCTTTATGCGGGTGTACAAGTTCTCAATGGAGAGCAGGCTGAAGGTTTTGTCCGATTCCGCCATGATGAAGAGGGTGATATCGGACGCATTGAACGCCAGCAAATTGTTTTAAAAGCACTTAAGGCAAAAATTTCTAGCCCTTCATTTTTACTAAGTCTTCCCGATCTGATTAATATCATGCAAAAACACGTCAATTCTAATCTGAGTTTTGACGAAATGATGGCGATCGCCACATTTAGCCTCACTTTAAAGCCTGATCAAATTCAAACTATGAGTCTCAAGGGTAGACCTAGTGGAGCCAATGAGTTTCGCTATAGCTATTGGATTGTCAGTCCTGAAGATGTTGATCAAGCAATCACAGGAAAGTTTAAGACTAAATAA